In Bacilli bacterium, the genomic window CGGAAGCGACCAAGCGCCCGGAAAACGTCATCGGGATGCATTTTCTGTATCCCGTGTCGAAAATCAATCTGGTCGAAATTATTCGCGGGTTAAAAACTTCCGACAACGTTTTTCAGGAAACAAAGCAGTTTGTCGAAGAAGTGATCGAGAAAAAAGGCATCATGGTGTATGAGTCGCCGGGCTTCGTGACCACGCGGCTGATTTGCACGTTGATCAATGAGGCGCTGCACACTTTGAGCGAAGGTGTGGCGTCGGCGGAAGACATCGACGCAGCGATGCGGATCGGTTACGATTTTCATTACGGACCGCTGGAGATGTGCGACCGTTTCGGCCTGGATTCCGTCATGGCGGCCATGGAGCGGCTGTTCCGCGAGTATGGGGATATCAAATACCGGCCGTCCATTTTATTGAAAAAAATGGTTCGCGCCGGACATCTTGGCGTTAAAACCGGAGAAGGATTTTTCCGTTATGATAAGGATGGTGACCGGATCTCATGAAAATTCTCGTTATTAACGCAGGCAGTTCTTCGCTCAAATATCAGTTGTACGACATGACGAACGAATCGGTGCTGGCAAAAGGCAAAGTGGAACGGATCGGGATGGAGTCGGCGATTGTCTCGCACGAGCCTACGGGCGGCGAAGAAATCCGCAAAGTGCGCGAAGTTTTGGACCACACCGCGGCGATCCGCCGCGTTATCGACATGCTGACGAAATCCGAACACCCGGTGTTACAGTCGATCGATGAAATCGATGCCGTCGGGCATCGCGTGGTGCACGGCGGCGAAACGTTCGCGCAGTCGGTGTTGATTACTCCGGAAGTAAAGCAGGAAATCCGCCGGCTGTTCGATTTGGCGCCGCTGCATAACCCGGCGCATATGATGGGGATCGTTGCTGTCGAGCAAAATTTGCCGAATGTGCCGCAGGCGGCTGTGTTTGACACCGCTTTTCACCAAACGATGCCGAAACAATCGTATTTATACGCCATTCCGACTGTTTTGTATCGCAAGCACCAAATTCGCCGGTACGGATTCCACGGCACTTCGCATGAGTATGTGAGCCAACGCGCGGCGGCGTTTTTGGGCAAACCGCTGGAAAGCCTGAAAATGATCACTTGCCATATCGGCAACGGCGTTAGCTGCACCGCCATACTGGGAGGCAAATCGTTCGATACGAGCATGGGGATGACTCCGCTGGAAGGCCTGATGATGGGCACGCGCAGCGGCGATCTGGACCCGGCGATCGTGCCCTTTACGATGGCGAAAGAAGACTTGACAATCAATGAGGTCAACTCCATGTTGAACAAACATAGCGGCCTGTTGGCGGTTTCGGGCATCTCCAGCGACATGCGGGAAATCGTCAAGGCGATGCAGGATGGCGATCGCAAGGCGGAACTTGCTTTCCAAATGTACGAGTATCGCCTGCGCAAGTATATCGGCGCATACGCGGCCGCGATGAACGGCGTAGACGCCTTGGTGTTTACCGCGGGCGTCGGCGAAAACTCGGTGGAATTGCGCAAAGCGATCTGCACGCAGTTGACCTATTTGGGCCTGGAGTTTGATGAAGCGGCAAACGAGCAAAAGACAGGCGGGGAACGGCGGATATCGACGGCAAATTCGCGCGTACAGGCACTCGTTATTCCCACCAATGAAGAATTGGTCATCGCCCGGGACACATTCCGCCTGGTCACAGCCGCCCAAAACGGGCAATGAAATCGGGTAACGAAAGCGGGTAACTTTAGACGATTCAGTTGCGATTAACGTTGTGGGGAGAGTGGTGACAGATGGCGTTTGAATCGATGGCTGATAAGCCGGTCGCGCGCGGCATGGCGATGGCCATGCAGGAAGGCGACTTTGCGTTTCCGTATCTCTTGCTGCGCGCCTATCGCACCTGCAATCTGACGGATACGGATGTGTTGCTGCTTTTGCATTTGTTGGCGTTTTACCGTAAGGAACACAATGATTTTCCCGCCCTGGACGAACTTTTGTCCCGGATGAGCGCCTCGCAGGAGCAGGTGGCCGATTCGCTGCGGAAGCTTATGAAAGACGGCTGGATTGCCATTGAGGAAGGAACGGACCCGCAAACCGGCATTCATTTTGAGCGGTATAACCTGGAACCGTTGTTTGCCAAACTCGCGGCTGTTGCCGCAAATGCGGCGGGAAACGGCGGCGAATCGCCGGAATTTGCGGAACAGGGCAAGCGCGGCAAGGCGAACAGTGCCGCGAAAACGGGCGGTGCCGAAACGGATATTTTCACAATATTCGAGCAGGAATTTGCGCGGCCGCTATCCCCGATGGAATGCGAGACGATCACCACGTGGCTTGACAAGGACCGTTACTCCAAAGAGCTGATTTGCTTTGCGTTAAAAGAAGCGGTTTTTTCCGGCAAACTGCATTTTCGCTATATCGACCGCATTTTATTGGAGTGGAGCCGCAATCGGGTAACATCGGTGGAGGAAGCGCGCGAACATGCGCGCAAATTCCGCGGTTCGCGCTAGGTAATAAAAGTGGCGCCAACTGTACATAATGGGGTTGTCGAAATTACAACCTCAGGAGGAAAGCAGTGTGCCTGACTGGATGGGAATAGCGCTTCGCACCTTACTGGCGGTAATCGTGTTATTTGCAATGACCAAACTGCTGGGAAAACGCCAAATATCGCAGCTTTCCCTGTTTGAGTATATAACCGGGATTACGATCGGCGATACGGCGGCGTATGTGGCGTTGGAAATGGGGACGGCCTGGTATTTGGGGCTTATTTCGTTATTCGTATGGGTCGCGGTTTCGCTCGGCATCGAATTTTTGCAGTTGAAAAGCAAAAAAGTCCGGGATTTTGTCGACGGCAAGGGAACCGTTTTAATCAAGGACGGCAAGCTGTTGGAGGACAATTTGAAAAAAGAGCGGCTTACGGTCGATGAATTGCTGGCATTGTTGCGCAAAAAGAGCGTGTTTAACACCGCCGATGTGGAATTTGCGGTGATGGAGCCGAGCGGTGAAGTAAACGTGTTGGTGACAAAAGAAAACAAACCGCTCACGCCAAAAGATTTGGGGATCAAAACAGGGCCCGAGCAGGAGACGCAAATGGTCATCGCCGACGGCGAGATTTTGGACGAGCCGCTTGCAACGATCGGCTTGAACCGCGAATGGTTGAAAACGGAACTGGACAAACTGGGCGTGGCTGTCGAAAATGTGTTTTTGGGCCAGGTGGACAGCTATGGCCAGTTATACGTCGATCTCTACGATGACAACATCAAAGTGCCTGCTCCCCAGCAAAAGGCGGCGCTCTTGGCCACTTTAAAAAAATGCGAAGCCGACCTGGAGATGTTCGGGCTGTCGGTTGACGATCTGCTTGTCAAGAAAATGTACGAATCTTGTTCGCAGAAGCTGCAGCAGGTCATTGCGGATGTGAAGCCGCTGTTGGTCCGATAGCTGTTGGTCCGATAGCTGTTGGTCCGGCAAGGGAAGATGTTGCGTTTGCTTATGATTGCAAGGCGTGTTTTTTGATTTCGTCGCCCAACTCCTGCGCGCGTTCCGCCGCGCGATGAATTGCCTTCACGATCGTCTCCGGCATTTCGTGCCGATTCATCACTTCCAAAGCGGCTTGCGTCGTGCCGCCGGGGGATGTTACTTTCGCGCGCAACGCCGCCGGCTGCTCGCCCGTTGATGCAACCATTTTTGCCGCGCCGAGCACCGTTTGGATTGTTAATCCGCGGGCGGTTTCCGCGGCCAGCCCCGCTTCTACGCCGGCGCGAATCATCGCTTCCATCAGAAGGTAAACATATGCGGGGCCGCTGCCGGAGACTCCGGTCACGATATCCAACAGAGGCTCTTCCACAACCGCCGAGACGCCGACAGATTCAAACAAGGCTAACGCGATCTCTTTGTTCGCTTCCGAAACCGCCGGCGAAAAAGCGACCCCCGTTGCGCCGAGCCCGATGGTGCTGGAGGTGTTGGGCATCGCCCGAACGATTTGCGCGCCGGTCAAGGTCAATTGCTCGATGACCGGAATTGCGAGGCCCGCCACGACGGATATGAGCAGATGCCTGGCGGACCAAAGTCCTTTATAGGCGGCCAGCGCCGCCGCGGCGTCTTTCGGTTTGACGGCCAAAACGATGACGTCGGATGCGCCCAGCGCTTGCCGCTTTTGTTCATCCGTCAAGGCCGCCGCCACGCCGTAGCGTTCCTGCAGGAGCGTAAGGCGGTCCGTGCCGCGGTTGATCAGCGTGATTCGCTCCGGCGCGGTTTTGCCTCCTTGCAAAAGGCCGCGCACCATCGCCTCGGCAATCGAACCGGCCCCGAGAAAGCAAATTTGTTTGGCGGAAAGAGCAATTGACATGCGGAAAACCTCCGGATAAAAATTTTCGTAAAATTCAAATGCGAATCTGCCCCTGCCCGGAAACCACGTATTTCGTCGAGGTTAACGCCGGCAGGCCCATCGGGCCGCGGGCATGCAGCTTTTGCGTGCTGATGCCGATTTCCGCGCCGAAACCGAATTCAAAGCCGTCTGTAAACCGCGTCGAGGCATTATGATAAACGGCGGCCGCGTCCACTTCGTTCAGAAACCGTTCGGCGTTGGCGGCATTCTCGGTCACGATGCATTCCGAATGCATGGTGCCGTATTTGCGAATATGGTTCAATGCTTCATCGAGATTTTCCACGGTTTTGACCGATAAAATATAGTCGTTATATTCAGTCGCCCAGTCTTCTTCCGTGGCGGCCTTCATGTCCGGCACGAGTTTTCGCGACTGTTCGTCGCCCCGTAATTCCACATGCTCGGACAAAAGCGCGTCCGCCAATTCGCGCAAATGCGCTTCGGCAAATTTGCGGTGTACGAGCAGCGTTTCCATGGCGTTGCAGACGGACGGACGTTGCACCTTTGCGTTCACGGCGATTTTTTTCGCCATCTCCGGCGCCGCCGTTTCGTCAATATAGGTATGGCATACGCCTGCGCCCGTTTCGATAACCGGGACGGTGGCATTGTTGACGACATTCTGGATGAGCGCAGCACCTCCGCGCGGAATCACGACGTCCAAAAGTCCGTTTAATTTCAGCATTTCATCGACCGATGAACGGTTCGGATCTTCGACAAGTTGCAAAGCTTCCGGCGGTATCGCGCTTGCGGAAAGGGCGTCCCGCAATATTTCCACAATTTTTTTGTTGGACGACAGCGCCGCGGAACCGCCGCGCAACACGACAGAGTTGCCGGTTTTCAGGCATAACGCCGCGGCATCGACGGTTACGTTGGGGCGCGCCTCGTACACCATCCCGATAACGCCGAGCGGCACGCGAATTTTGCGAATGCTTAAACCATTCGGCCGTTCGGTGCTTTCCAGCACTTCGCCGATCGGATCGGGCAGTGCGATAATTTCGCGCACGCCGTCCGCCATCGCCGCGATCCGCTTGCTGTTCAATTCCAAGCGGTCCAGGAGCGACTTGGATAGGCCGGTTTCCTTGCCGCGCCGCAAATCTTCCGCATTGGCGGCGATGATTTCTTTTTCCCGCGAGATTAATGCCTCCGCCATTAGGCCAAGCGCATGGTTTTTCTGTTCGGTCGTAAGCGCCGAAAGGCGCGGTGTGCATTGTTTGGCCAATGCGGCTTTTTCCCTTACTTCACTCATGTTTTTTCCTCCCACATAAAAATATTAATGATTGAACGCAAACCATTCGTCCCGGTGGATGACTTCCGCGGGGTGGGCGTCGACCCGCTTTTGCGCCTCTTTCAAGGACATGCCGGCTACCGCGCGGATTTGCCAGGATGCGTAATTGCTGACGCCGCGTCCGATCGTCTGCTTCTGCGCGTTTTGGACTTCAACGACATCGCCCGGATGAAACTCGCCGGTCACGGCGATCACGCCGGCCGGCAGCAGGCTTTTGCCGCCAAAGAGCAGCGCTTTTTCCGCGCCCTGGTCGATCTGGATCGTACCTTGCGGCTTCGACAAAAAACCGACCCATTGTTTTTTCATCGGGAGAGTTTCCGAATGAGTATGGAAATACGTTCCTTTTCCTTGGCCCTTAAGGGCACGCAATAAATCCCCGGGTTCGGCCGCTGTGCCTACGAACGCGGGGACGCCGCCGCGCATGGCAATCCGCGCCGCTTCGATCTTGGAACGCATGCCGCCGGTGCCGACAGCGCTGCCGGCGCCGCCCGCGATCCGCATAATCGCTTCGTTGATCTCGTCAACCTGTCCAATCCGGGTAGCATTGGCGTTTTTCCGCGGATCCGCGGAATACAGCCCGTCCGTATCGGTGACGATCAACAGGTGCTGCGCTTTGACCAGATTGGCGGTCAGGGCGCTTAACGTATCGTTGTCGCCGAATTTCAGTTCGTCGACGGAGATCGTGTCGTTTTCGTTGATGATCGGAACCGCCTTTTTTTGCAAGAGCACTTCGATTGTCATCAGGGCGTTCGTCGCCCGTTTGCGGTTGGAAAAATCCGACCGGGTAAGCAGAAGCTGCGCTACTGGCAGCCCGAAGCGGGAAAACGCCTCCTGGTACGCTTGCATCAGCAGCGCTTGCCCGACGGCTGCGGAAGCTTGCTTTGCCGCCAGAATTTTCGGGCGCTCTTTGTACCCGATCGACATATAACCGGCGGCAACGGCTCCAGAGGTCACAAGCAAAACCTGCGTTCCCTGCCTGATCAGTTCGGCGATCTCCGCGGCGAAATAATCCACCTGTTTCCGGTTGAGGCCGCCCTCCCGGGTTGTCAGCGAACTGCTGCCGATTTTGACGACGATGCGCTGCATAAAAATGCTCCTTTCAAAGCTTGCGGAGACTTGCAAATATGCAAAAAGACTCCCATCCGGTTAAGGACGAAAGCCTGGCTTCCGCGGTACCACCTTAATTGATGAAAAAATCATCCGCTCTTTTCCGGATAACAGCCGGATCCTGTCCAACTTGTCATTGGCCGTTCAGGGGCGGGTGCGGAAAGCATGCGCGGTAAATTTTCGCAGCCGGGAAATTTACTCTCTGAACGCCAGGGGCTTTCCGCCTTTTCCCTTCGTCACGTTTCTTTCTGTTTTGTAGTTTAAAGATAGCATGCGGGCTTATGTTTGTAAAGCGCGCATGGCGCGCGACCGGCTCCGACGCATCCCCTGCGCGTGACGCTGGCAATGGCGGGCAACTGGCTCCGGCGCGTCCCGCCCTCTGTGCGTGATGCCGGCAATGGCGGCGCGGTGGCGGATCATTAAGAAGCGGGCAGCGGGCATAGAAGTGTGCAACTTGGCAACCAGCTTGCATCCGGGCTCGAATTAAAATGTTAGAAATGGCTTTAAAGATCTGACTTTTACTGACCTATAGAAAAATATATATGAAAAATGGAATATAATTTTCTCAGAATTTGATTTTTTAATGAATATATATGAAAAATAGTATATATTTGATCGTGAATTTAAATTTTACACAAATATATATGAAAAATCACATTTATGAGCTGCAAACTGCGACTTTTATGAAAATGTATGTGAAAAAACATATTTATTGGCCGCAAAGCCCATTTGCCTGCCTTTAGGGACAACCCTGGATGGTTAAGGTTAAGGAGCTATTTTTGCCGAGTGTTCGCCGTGTCTTTACTTCAAGCAGAAAATGTATTACTTTTAAAAAGCAAGGTAACGGGCAAAATGTGAGGAAAAACAAATGGAAAAGCGACTTTCGCCGGGAATTAAGACCGTTCGGATAATCTTTTGTGTTTTGGCAATCTTGTTTGGCATTTGCGTCTTGATTCAGGTTTTTCTGGCAGGGCTCGCGATCTTCTACGGGCCGGATAATTGGTCCAGACATACATCATTTATCCATCTGTTCGAGTACTTGCCGATTCTAATGTTTATCCTTAGCTTTTTTGGGCGTATCAAAGGGGCGGCGCGTTGGCTAAGTTTTGGTCTGATCCTGTTAATCATGGTGCAATATGCAACGGTCAAGGGCTTGCCCGAAGTAGGATACTTGGCGGCACTGCACCCTGTCGTCGCTTTGCTGATATTTTGGGCGGCAATTGTGGTGATTCGGCGATCTTTACGGTTATTCTAGCGAGATGAAAATGGTCCTATTCATTGCAATCAAAGGAGTTGTTGCCAATGTCGATTCCCTTTTACCAAGTCGATGCGTTCACGGATCAGCCGTTTGCCGGCAATCCCGCGGGAGTTTGTCTATTGCCGGGGCCAAAGGGTGATGCGTGGATGCAAAATGTGGCGGCGGAAATGAATTTGCCGGAAACGGCGTTTCTGCTAAAGCAGGAGGACGGCTATTCCTTGCGTTGGTTCGCCCCGCAAAGCGAAGTTCCGTTGTGCGGCCATGCCACTTTGGCGAGCGCATATGTGTTATGGGCGACCGGACAACTTGCAGCATCCGTTGAAGCGAGGTTTCACACCAAGAGCGGCCTGTTGACCGCGGTGAAAAACGGCGATTGGATCGAGCTCAATTTCCCTGCTGAAAAGGCAACGCCGTGCGTTGCGCCGGTATTTTTGCCGGAAGCGCTGGGCTGCGATTTTGTCTATGTGGGCCGCAACCGCATGGATTATTTGGTGGAAGTGGCGTCGGAAGAAGAGCTAAAATCGCTTGCACCGGATATGAATTTGCTTATGAAAGTCGACACGCGCGGTGTCATCGTAACGTGCCGGGCGAAGACAAAGCCGTACGATTTCATGTCCCGCTTTTTTTGCCCGCTTCTGGGCGTGCCGGAAGATCCGGTCACCGGGTCGTCGCACTGTTGCCTTGCGCCGTATTGGCAACAAAAGTTGGGCAAAGACGAATTTGCCGCCTTCCAGGCTTCGCCCCGCGGCGGTGTACTGCGCGTGCGCGTTGAGTCTGGAGGCAGGGTGGCGATCAGCGGGCAGGCGGTCGTCGTGCTGAAAGCGGAACTTTTTTCTTGAGCGCGTTTTGTTTATAATAAAACGGGTAAATTGAATGATTCGTATGGGAAAGGAAGTTTCTATGATTATTCAACCTAAAATCAGGGGATTTATTTGTACGACTGCCCATCCGACCGGCTGCGCAGAGCATGTGCGGGAACAAATCGCATACGTGCAAGGGAAAAAGCCAATTGCCGGAGCAAAAAAAGCGCTCGTTATCGGCGCGTCGACAGGTTACGGATTGGCATCGCGGATTGCCGCCGCGTTCGGCTGCGGCGCGGATACGATCGGCGTGTTTTTTGAACGGCCCGCTTCCGGGGACAGAACCGCAACCGCGGGCTGGTACAACACAGTTGCTTTTACGGAAGCTGCCGCTGCGAAGGGGCTGTATGCCGGCAATATTAACGGAGACGCCTTTTCCGATGAGATCAAAGCGCAAACGATTCGTTTGATTAAAGAGAAATTCGGCAAAGTCGATCTGGTCGTATACAGTTTGGCGTCGCCGCGCAGGACGCATCCGCGAACCGGCGAGACATTTGCGTCGGTCATTAAGCCGATCGGCAAATCTTTCACCAGCAAAACGGTCAATACCGGGACCGGTGTCGTATCCGAAGTTACGGTAGAACCGGCGACCGACGATGAAATTCGCCAGACAGTCGCCATTATGGGCGGCGAAGATTGGGAAATGTGGCTGGACGCTTTAAGCGCCGCCGAAGTGTTGGCTGAAGGCGTTACCACCGTTGCTTATTCGTATATTGGCCCGGAAGTGACGCACGCGATTTATCGCGAAGGCACGATCGGGCGGGCGAAGGACCACCTGGAAAATACCGCGCAAGTTTTGCGCGAAAAGCTGAAACCATTGGGCGGCAGGGCATACGTGTCGGTCAACAAAGCGGTTGTAACGCAATCCAGTTCGGCTATTCCTGTTGTGCCTTTGTACATAGCCCTTTTATTTAAAGTCATGAAAAATAAAGGATTGCACGAAGGCTGCATCGAGCAGATGTATCGGCTGTTTGCCGATCGTCTCTACACGCAGACAGGCACGCCGACCGACGGGAAAGGACTTATCCGCATCGACGATTGGGAAATGACGAGCGAAGTGCAGCAGGAAGTCGCCAAACTGTGGGGAGAAGTAACCACCGATAATCTGGACAAGTTGTCCGATTATGCCGGTTACAAAGCCGATTTTCTGAAATTGTTCGGCTTTGGGTTGGATCATGTCGACTATTCCGCCGACGTGAGCCCCGAACTTCCACTCGCCCTGGCAAACGAGCAAGTCGGCTGAACGCGCAAAGCGGAGGGATGCTTCTTTTTTCCTGCATCCGCAGCGAAGTGATGCGAGAAGCAAAACGATACGAAACCGACCGTTCGATGACCGTTCGTTGAATGCTCATCGGACGGTTTTTTTATGCTTTGGATGTGTTCCTAAAAACAAATGTTTGTTTTATATTTATTTTCCATGCACCAGCTCTGTACTCATCGCCTTTAGGCGGCCAGCATCCAGAATGTGCTCTTTGTAAACGTTATACCCCACTGCGCAACGCTAAAACGAGGAGCGAACCACCTACCCGCGCAATGCAAAACGGTAGGATCGTCATCCCGCCCAACTCTAACGGACGCAGCAGAGGCTATTTTCCGAAAAAAGGCCGCTCAAAAAATTTAACGGACGTGACAGAGGCTATTCGCTGATTTTTTACCTGAATACCGCACAAAGTTCTAAAATAAGCGCACCCACGTCCGTTAAACTTTAAAACCGGGCGTAAAACCCAAAATAGCCTCTGTCACGTCCGTTAGATCCGAAAACTCCTTAATACGAAGTTGCATGTCGGCAAACCGACTGGGCTTCAAAGCGAAAATGCCGCAGTTCGCCGAACCGGTTGCGTTCCGTCAGCGGGCTAGAAAGGCCGCAAGCCGGCAAACCGTCCGCGGTTTTGCGGATGAGTTACGGCCGAGTTTTCGTTGGCGAGCTTTAGGTGGCTTAAAGCCACCGATTGCTTTTCCGCGAGACTCGAGCCTGAACAGGCGGCTTTCAGCCGCTGGCAAGAACTTGCCGGTTTTAGCCGGCAGTCGTTTAGTTGGATTTTGTCCAATCAAATTTTCCGATTTCACCCTTGCAAAAGGAATTAAGTGGATTTCATCCATCTAATTCAGGCGATTTCCAATAATTTTGTTGATTTCATGTAAAAATAGTTGGACAAAATCCAATTAAACATTCCATTACAAAATATTCCTCGATAATAGTTGGATAAAATCCAACTAAATTCCGGCGTAATCAATCCCCATCCGCTTATTCAAAACACTCCGAGTTTGCCGATCCGCTCGATTGCCTCGCGCAGCCTTTCTTCCGTCGTCAAGAGGCCGAGGCGAACATAGCCTTCGCCATTCGCGCCAAAGCCGCTGCCCGGCGCGACCACTACTTTTGCCTGCGAAATCAACAGTTCGGCGAACTCCGAAGATGTGTAGGGGCGCGGAACAGGCAGCCAGGCAAAAAACGATCCGGCCGACGGCTGCGCAGGCCAGCCGATGTCGCGCAAAGCCGCAAACAACGCGTCGCGGCGTTTTTCATAAACGGCGCACAGCTCGCGCACGCAATCCTGCGGTCCGTTCAAAGCTGCCGCCGCCGCTTCCTGTATCCCGCCGAACAGACTGCAATAGTAGTGGTCCTGCAAAAGGTTGAGCATGCCGACGATTTGCGCGTTGCCCACGGCGAATCCAACCCGCCATCCCGCCATATTGAAAGTTTTCGAAAGCGTATAAAATTCAACGCCGACTTCTTTGGCGCAAGGCGTTTGCAAAAAGCTGGGCGGTTTGACTCCGTCAAAGCCAAGCGCCCCATAGGCAAAATCGCTGGCTACAACGATGTGGTGCTTTTCCGCAAAGCGGACCGTTTCCGCATAAAATGACGGTGTTGCCGTCGCGGCAGTCGGATTGTTCGGATAATTGATGAACATGAGCTTGGCGGTATTCGCTTCTTTTTCCGGAATAGCGGAAAAATCGGGCAAAAAACCGTTGCCCGCGGAAAGCGGCATCGTCACCATCCGCGCGCCCGCAAGCGCAATGCCCGACCAATAGTCGGGATAACCCGGATCCGGGACCAAACAAACATCGCCGTTATTCAACAAGCATTGGCTGATTTCCACCAGTCCGGTTTTGGCGCCGAATAATACGGCGATTTCCCGTTCGGGGTCCAGTTTAACGCCGTAATCCTCTTGATAGCGTTTGGCAACCGCTTGTTTCAGAAAAAGGTAGCCGTCAAACGGCGGATAGCGGTGATAAAGCGGATTTCCCGCCGCTTCCCGCAGTGCTTGTACAATATGGTCGGGGGTCGGCAAATCCGGATTACCCTGGCCGAGATTGATGACATCATGTCCCTCAGCGATTTCCGCTTGGGCGCGTTTGACGAGATTGGCAAAAAATTGTTTGGGCAACCGTTGCAGCCTGTCGGCGCTCTTCATCTCAAATGCGCCCCACGGCCGATTTGTTTCATTCATGAGCCGATCACTCCGTTTTCCGATTAAACAATCCTAATTTACCACGATTGTTAGCGGCTGTATATAAATCAGCGCGAACATGTGCTAATCTTATGGTGAAGGGCTTTTCAGTTCGGCGCTTGAAAGAGGCGGTTTTGTGAAAATCATGGTGACAGGCGCAACCGGCTTTATCGCCGGACATCTGCTGCGTCTCCTGCATGCACGCGGACACCAAACCGTTTGCGTTTCCAGATTTCCGCATGCGGGCGCGGGTTTATCCGGGGAATGGACCACATGGGATGATCTTGCCCAAAATCCGGCAAAGTTTGCGGGCATTGACGCAATCGTCAATTTGGCCGGCGCGACGATTAACAAACGCTGGACGAAGCGGGCGAAAAAGCGCATTTACTCG contains:
- the proB gene encoding glutamate 5-kinase is translated as MQRIVVKIGSSSLTTREGGLNRKQVDYFAAEIAELIRQGTQVLLVTSGAVAAGYMSIGYKERPKILAAKQASAAVGQALLMQAYQEAFSRFGLPVAQLLLTRSDFSNRKRATNALMTIEVLLQKKAVPIINENDTISVDELKFGDNDTLSALTANLVKAQHLLIVTDTDGLYSADPRKNANATRIGQVDEINEAIMRIAGGAGSAVGTGGMRSKIEAARIAMRGGVPAFVGTAAEPGDLLRALKGQGKGTYFHTHSETLPMKKQWVGFLSKPQGTIQIDQGAEKALLFGGKSLLPAGVIAVTGEFHPGDVVEVQNAQKQTIGRGVSNYASWQIRAVAGMSLKEAQKRVDAHPAEVIHRDEWFAFNH
- a CDS encoding DUF421 domain-containing protein translates to MPDWMGIALRTLLAVIVLFAMTKLLGKRQISQLSLFEYITGITIGDTAAYVALEMGTAWYLGLISLFVWVAVSLGIEFLQLKSKKVRDFVDGKGTVLIKDGKLLEDNLKKERLTVDELLALLRKKSVFNTADVEFAVMEPSGEVNVLVTKENKPLTPKDLGIKTGPEQETQMVIADGEILDEPLATIGLNREWLKTELDKLGVAVENVFLGQVDSYGQLYVDLYDDNIKVPAPQQKAALLATLKKCEADLEMFGLSVDDLLVKKMYESCSQKLQQVIADVKPLLVR
- a CDS encoding 3-hydroxyacyl-CoA dehydrogenase NAD-binding domain-containing protein, translated to MRFKKIGVVGAGTMGQGIAEALAIKGLEVFLVERTPENLEQSWNMIVASLDKQIEKWGITVTEKKLILAKIHKTPDINRLSECDMVIESITEDLEMKKNLFAELDKICREDVILASNTSTLSLTELAEATKRPENVIGMHFLYPVSKINLVEIIRGLKTSDNVFQETKQFVEEVIEKKGIMVYESPGFVTTRLICTLINEALHTLSEGVASAEDIDAAMRIGYDFHYGPLEMCDRFGLDSVMAAMERLFREYGDIKYRPSILLKKMVRAGHLGVKTGEGFFRYDKDGDRIS
- a CDS encoding DnaD domain protein, which translates into the protein MAFESMADKPVARGMAMAMQEGDFAFPYLLLRAYRTCNLTDTDVLLLLHLLAFYRKEHNDFPALDELLSRMSASQEQVADSLRKLMKDGWIAIEEGTDPQTGIHFERYNLEPLFAKLAAVAANAAGNGGESPEFAEQGKRGKANSAAKTGGAETDIFTIFEQEFARPLSPMECETITTWLDKDRYSKELICFALKEAVFSGKLHFRYIDRILLEWSRNRVTSVEEAREHARKFRGSR
- a CDS encoding PhzF family phenazine biosynthesis protein, with the protein product MSIPFYQVDAFTDQPFAGNPAGVCLLPGPKGDAWMQNVAAEMNLPETAFLLKQEDGYSLRWFAPQSEVPLCGHATLASAYVLWATGQLAASVEARFHTKSGLLTAVKNGDWIELNFPAEKATPCVAPVFLPEALGCDFVYVGRNRMDYLVEVASEEELKSLAPDMNLLMKVDTRGVIVTCRAKTKPYDFMSRFFCPLLGVPEDPVTGSSHCCLAPYWQQKLGKDEFAAFQASPRGGVLRVRVESGGRVAISGQAVVVLKAELFS
- a CDS encoding DUF6220 domain-containing protein produces the protein MEKRLSPGIKTVRIIFCVLAILFGICVLIQVFLAGLAIFYGPDNWSRHTSFIHLFEYLPILMFILSFFGRIKGAARWLSFGLILLIMVQYATVKGLPEVGYLAALHPVVALLIFWAAIVVIRRSLRLF
- a CDS encoding glutamate-5-semialdehyde dehydrogenase; the protein is MSEVREKAALAKQCTPRLSALTTEQKNHALGLMAEALISREKEIIAANAEDLRRGKETGLSKSLLDRLELNSKRIAAMADGVREIIALPDPIGEVLESTERPNGLSIRKIRVPLGVIGMVYEARPNVTVDAAALCLKTGNSVVLRGGSAALSSNKKIVEILRDALSASAIPPEALQLVEDPNRSSVDEMLKLNGLLDVVIPRGGAALIQNVVNNATVPVIETGAGVCHTYIDETAAPEMAKKIAVNAKVQRPSVCNAMETLLVHRKFAEAHLRELADALLSEHVELRGDEQSRKLVPDMKAATEEDWATEYNDYILSVKTVENLDEALNHIRKYGTMHSECIVTENAANAERFLNEVDAAAVYHNASTRFTDGFEFGFGAEIGISTQKLHARGPMGLPALTSTKYVVSGQGQIRI
- a CDS encoding acetate kinase — translated: MKILVINAGSSSLKYQLYDMTNESVLAKGKVERIGMESAIVSHEPTGGEEIRKVREVLDHTAAIRRVIDMLTKSEHPVLQSIDEIDAVGHRVVHGGETFAQSVLITPEVKQEIRRLFDLAPLHNPAHMMGIVAVEQNLPNVPQAAVFDTAFHQTMPKQSYLYAIPTVLYRKHQIRRYGFHGTSHEYVSQRAAAFLGKPLESLKMITCHIGNGVSCTAILGGKSFDTSMGMTPLEGLMMGTRSGDLDPAIVPFTMAKEDLTINEVNSMLNKHSGLLAVSGISSDMREIVKAMQDGDRKAELAFQMYEYRLRKYIGAYAAAMNGVDALVFTAGVGENSVELRKAICTQLTYLGLEFDEAANEQKTGGERRISTANSRVQALVIPTNEELVIARDTFRLVTAAQNGQ
- the proC gene encoding pyrroline-5-carboxylate reductase, whose amino-acid sequence is MSIALSAKQICFLGAGSIAEAMVRGLLQGGKTAPERITLINRGTDRLTLLQERYGVAAALTDEQKRQALGASDVIVLAVKPKDAAAALAAYKGLWSARHLLISVVAGLAIPVIEQLTLTGAQIVRAMPNTSSTIGLGATGVAFSPAVSEANKEIALALFESVGVSAVVEEPLLDIVTGVSGSGPAYVYLLMEAMIRAGVEAGLAAETARGLTIQTVLGAAKMVASTGEQPAALRAKVTSPGGTTQAALEVMNRHEMPETIVKAIHRAAERAQELGDEIKKHALQS